In Paracoccus fistulariae, a single window of DNA contains:
- a CDS encoding phenylacetate--CoA ligase family protein, with translation MTDFYDELETRSEDERAGWLATALPAAIGRAKTAPALARLLRDVDPAAITTRAALANLPVIRKAELTEAQKKNPPFGGFATRLAAEFDHIFQSPGPIYEPGRLDNDWWRLGRFLHACGIGRGDIVQNCFAYHLTPAGMMFESGARAVDAAVLPAGTGQTDLQVRAAADIGTTVYAGTPDFLKVILERADELGETLSFTRAAVAGGALFPSLRQLYADRGIQTLQCYATADLGNIAYESLAMEGMIVDEGVIVEIVRPGTGTPLADGEVGEVLVTSLNPDYPLIRFATGDLSAVLPGNSPCGRSNMRIKGWMGRADQTTKIKGMFVRPEQVASLVARHPEITRARVLADREGEMDTMTVQIESPREAQAEYASSILATLKMKARVQIVAPDSLPNDGLVIEDRRRYD, from the coding sequence ATGACCGATTTCTACGACGAGCTTGAAACCCGCAGCGAGGATGAGCGTGCCGGATGGCTGGCCACCGCCCTGCCTGCCGCCATCGGCCGCGCCAAGACGGCACCGGCACTGGCGCGGTTGCTGCGCGATGTCGATCCGGCGGCGATCACCACGCGGGCGGCGCTGGCGAATCTGCCGGTGATCCGCAAGGCCGAACTGACCGAGGCGCAGAAGAAGAACCCGCCCTTTGGCGGTTTTGCCACCCGGCTGGCGGCGGAATTCGATCACATCTTTCAGTCGCCGGGGCCGATCTATGAACCGGGGCGTCTGGACAATGACTGGTGGCGCCTTGGCCGCTTTCTGCATGCCTGCGGCATCGGGCGCGGCGATATCGTGCAGAATTGCTTTGCCTATCATCTGACGCCTGCCGGGATGATGTTCGAATCCGGGGCGCGGGCCGTGGATGCGGCGGTGCTGCCTGCAGGAACGGGCCAGACCGATCTGCAGGTGCGGGCCGCTGCCGATATCGGCACGACGGTCTATGCAGGCACGCCCGACTTTCTGAAGGTCATTCTGGAACGAGCCGATGAGCTGGGCGAAACGCTGTCCTTCACCCGCGCGGCGGTGGCGGGCGGGGCGCTGTTCCCCTCGCTGCGGCAGCTTTACGCGGATCGCGGCATACAGACGCTGCAATGCTATGCCACGGCGGATCTGGGCAACATCGCCTATGAATCGCTGGCGATGGAGGGGATGATCGTCGATGAGGGCGTGATCGTCGAAATCGTGCGCCCGGGCACCGGCACGCCCCTTGCCGATGGCGAGGTCGGCGAGGTGCTGGTGACATCGCTCAACCCTGATTACCCGCTGATCCGCTTTGCCACCGGCGATCTCTCGGCGGTTCTGCCCGGCAACTCGCCCTGCGGCCGCAGCAATATGCGGATCAAGGGCTGGATGGGGCGCGCCGATCAGACGACCAAGATCAAGGGCATGTTCGTCCGGCCGGAACAGGTCGCCTCGCTGGTGGCGCGCCACCCCGAGATCACCCGCGCAAGGGTGCTGGCGGATCGCGAAGGCGAGATGGACACGATGACCGTGCAGATCGAAAGCCCGCGCGAGGCCCAGGCGGAATATGCCAGTTCCATTCTGGCGACACTGAAGATGAAGGCCCGCGTTCAGATCGTTGCGCCGGACAGCCTGCCCAATGACGGCCTGGTGATCGAGGACCGGCGGCGTTACGATTAA
- a CDS encoding ABC transporter permease, with protein MIRLVPRSETSMGWQIATPVLAVLATMVMGGLLFAIMGYDPVAAIRTIFWDPLFGPAAGYSRPQLLVKAAPLILIASGLAIGFRAGIWNIGAEGQYIIGGITGAAVALAAYPADGMWIFPAMVLAGALGGWAWGMIPALLRNWFGASEILVSLMLVYVAEKIAAWMAFGPMRNPEGFGMPGSRNLTQYPPAANPELIAGTGAHWGVVAAALAVLATWFLISRHIRGFHIRTAGLAPRAARFAGVKPETLVAFCLGLSGALAGMAGLFEASGPAGQITDSFGSGYGFTAIIVAFLGRLHPLGILLAGLLLALTYIGGELAQLTLQLPAATVQVFQGMLLFFLLGFDLLTRFRVERTVTA; from the coding sequence ATGATACGCCTTGTTCCCCGCAGCGAAACCTCGATGGGCTGGCAGATCGCCACCCCGGTTCTGGCGGTTCTGGCCACGATGGTGATGGGCGGGCTTCTGTTTGCGATCATGGGATACGATCCGGTCGCCGCGATCCGCACGATCTTCTGGGATCCGCTGTTTGGCCCCGCGGCGGGCTATTCCCGCCCGCAGCTTCTGGTCAAGGCGGCACCGCTGATCCTGATCGCCTCTGGCCTTGCCATCGGCTTTCGCGCGGGCATCTGGAATATCGGCGCCGAGGGGCAATATATCATCGGCGGCATCACCGGCGCCGCCGTCGCGCTGGCGGCCTATCCGGCGGACGGAATGTGGATCTTTCCGGCCATGGTGCTGGCCGGGGCGCTTGGCGGCTGGGCCTGGGGGATGATCCCGGCCCTGCTGCGCAACTGGTTCGGCGCGTCGGAAATCCTTGTGTCGCTGATGCTGGTCTATGTCGCGGAAAAAATCGCGGCCTGGATGGCCTTTGGCCCGATGCGCAATCCCGAAGGCTTTGGCATGCCCGGATCGCGGAACCTGACGCAATATCCGCCCGCCGCCAATCCCGAACTGATCGCTGGTACCGGCGCCCATTGGGGCGTGGTGGCCGCCGCCCTTGCCGTGCTGGCAACCTGGTTCCTGATCAGCCGCCATATCCGGGGATTTCATATCCGCACCGCAGGCCTTGCCCCGCGTGCCGCGCGCTTTGCCGGGGTAAAACCCGAAACGCTGGTCGCCTTCTGCCTTGGCCTTTCGGGGGCGCTGGCCGGCATGGCGGGCCTGTTCGAGGCCTCTGGCCCCGCAGGCCAGATCACCGACAGCTTCGGTTCAGGCTATGGCTTTACCGCTATCATCGTGGCCTTTCTGGGCCGTCTGCATCCGCTGGGCATCCTGCTGGCCGGGCTGCTGCTGGCGCTGACCTATATCGGCGGGGAACTGGCGCAACTGACCCTGCAACTGCCCGCCGCCACCGTGCAGGTGTTTCAGGGGATGCTGCTGTTCTTCCTTCTGGGCTTCGATCTGCTGACCCGCTTCCGGGTCGAAAGGACGGTGACGGCATGA
- the dnaE gene encoding DNA polymerase III subunit alpha gives MSIKSPRFIHLRTHSEHSLLEGAIPVAKLPVLAAEAGMPAVALTDSNAMFAALEFSVKAMDKGVQPIIGCQITLEAGETGPVVLLAQNRAGWLNLMALSSCLYLRADGSLPHVTLEELVQRAEGLICLTGGALGPLGQMIAKGRADQAADLAAQLQAAFPTRLYIELQRHPGENGKLTEAEAATEPGLIALAYARELPLVATNDVYFPKPDMYEAHDALICISEKAYVDQAQPRRRLTAQHYFKTAEEMAVLFADLPEALENTVEIARRCAFAVSKHKPILPKFADDEVQELRRQAKEGLAERLKVIPHAVSVEDYEKRLDFELGIIEQMGFPGYFLIVADFIKWAKDHDIPVGPGRGSGAGSLVAYALTITDLDPLRYSLLFERFLNPERVSMPDFDIDFCMDRREEVIQYVQGKYGRDKVGQIITFGALLSKAAVRDVGRVLQLPFGQVDRLSKMIPVEGVKPVSIVKARAEEPRLREAAREEVIGRLLDYAEKLEGLYRNASTHAAGVVIGDRPLDQLVPLYRDPASDMPATQFNMKWVEQAGLVKFDFLGLKTLTVIQNAVDLINGGGRPLHVAADGRQLYEPPEGAENQINAIPLDDKASYDLFACARTVAVFQVESSGMMDALRRMRPTCIEDIVALVALYRPGPMENIPTYCEVKNGQRDLQPLHPSIDHILEETQGIIVYQEQVMQIAQVMAGYSLGGADLLRRAMGKKIAEEMAKERPKFVDGSVANGVDAKKAGEVFDLLEKFANYGFNKSHAAAYAVVSYQTAWLKANHPVEFMAAVMNCDIHLTDKLAIYKREVDRMGIEIVPPCVNRSAPKFTVKDGRIHYALGALKGVGLEAMRLIHEARVSPEGEDRPFRDMNDFARRVDMKRVGKRPLEMLARAGAFDVLDDNRSRVLKSLDGLVAWSAAVQEQAASNQSSLFGGGEDLPPPRPPMAQVWLPTEKLGEEHRAVGFYLSGHPIDDYLPALRRKKVQTLAEITAEAEGGPLVTSIAGTVSARQERKSAKGTQYAFVSLSDPTGLYEVTVFSDLLNAARDRLEPGQNVVLQVKVEPSGDQVKMLANSVTPLEDAVADAGAGCLAVEMQGADTIPRLAETLERIKSDIAASSRSRGPVLLRIREGDELIEIEVANDTPLTTPARQALRAVPGVLDVIEE, from the coding sequence ATGTCAATAAAATCCCCCCGATTCATCCATCTGCGCACACATTCCGAGCATTCCCTGCTTGAAGGTGCGATTCCCGTGGCGAAACTGCCCGTTCTGGCGGCCGAGGCCGGGATGCCGGCCGTCGCCCTGACCGACAGCAATGCCATGTTCGCGGCGCTGGAATTCAGCGTGAAGGCGATGGACAAGGGGGTGCAGCCCATCATCGGCTGTCAGATCACGCTTGAGGCCGGGGAAACCGGACCCGTCGTGCTGCTGGCGCAGAACCGGGCGGGTTGGCTGAACCTGATGGCGCTGTCCTCTTGCCTGTATCTGCGGGCGGATGGATCCTTGCCGCATGTCACGCTGGAGGAACTGGTCCAGCGGGCCGAGGGGCTGATCTGCCTGACCGGCGGCGCGCTTGGGCCGCTGGGCCAGATGATCGCCAAGGGGCGCGCGGATCAGGCTGCGGATCTGGCCGCGCAATTGCAGGCAGCCTTCCCGACGCGGCTTTACATCGAATTGCAGCGCCATCCCGGCGAGAATGGCAAACTGACCGAGGCCGAGGCCGCGACCGAACCGGGGCTGATCGCGCTGGCCTATGCCCGCGAACTGCCGCTGGTTGCGACCAATGATGTCTATTTCCCCAAGCCCGACATGTACGAGGCGCATGACGCGCTGATCTGCATTTCCGAAAAGGCCTATGTCGATCAGGCGCAGCCCCGCCGCCGCCTGACTGCGCAGCATTACTTCAAGACGGCCGAGGAAATGGCGGTGCTGTTCGCCGACCTGCCCGAGGCGCTGGAAAACACCGTCGAAATTGCCCGGCGCTGCGCCTTCGCGGTCAGCAAGCACAAGCCCATTCTGCCGAAATTCGCCGATGACGAGGTGCAGGAACTGCGTCGTCAGGCCAAAGAGGGTCTGGCCGAGCGTCTGAAGGTGATCCCCCATGCCGTCAGCGTCGAGGATTACGAAAAGCGTCTGGATTTCGAACTGGGCATCATCGAGCAGATGGGCTTTCCCGGCTATTTCCTGATCGTGGCCGATTTCATCAAATGGGCCAAGGATCACGATATCCCGGTGGGTCCGGGGCGTGGGTCGGGGGCGGGATCGCTGGTCGCCTATGCGCTGACCATCACCGATCTGGATCCCTTGCGCTACAGCCTGCTGTTCGAACGCTTCCTGAATCCCGAACGGGTCAGCATGCCGGATTTCGACATCGATTTCTGCATGGATCGCCGGGAAGAGGTGATCCAGTATGTGCAGGGCAAATATGGCCGCGACAAGGTCGGCCAGATCATCACCTTCGGCGCGCTACTGTCCAAGGCCGCCGTGCGCGATGTGGGCCGGGTGCTGCAATTGCCCTTTGGTCAGGTGGACCGCCTGTCCAAGATGATCCCGGTCGAGGGTGTGAAGCCCGTCAGCATCGTCAAGGCCCGGGCCGAGGAACCGCGCCTGCGCGAAGCCGCGCGGGAAGAGGTGATCGGACGCCTGCTGGATTACGCCGAAAAGCTGGAGGGGCTGTATCGCAATGCCTCGACCCATGCGGCGGGGGTGGTGATCGGGGATCGTCCGCTGGACCAGCTGGTGCCGCTGTACCGCGATCCGGCCTCGGACATGCCTGCGACGCAGTTCAACATGAAATGGGTCGAGCAGGCCGGACTGGTCAAATTCGACTTTCTGGGCCTGAAAACCCTGACCGTGATCCAGAACGCCGTCGATCTGATCAATGGCGGCGGGCGTCCGCTGCATGTCGCGGCCGATGGCAGGCAGCTCTATGAACCGCCGGAAGGGGCGGAAAACCAGATCAATGCCATCCCGCTGGATGACAAGGCCAGCTACGATCTGTTCGCCTGTGCCCGCACCGTGGCCGTGTTCCAGGTGGAATCCAGCGGCATGATGGACGCGCTGCGGCGGATGCGGCCCACCTGTATCGAGGATATCGTGGCACTTGTGGCGCTGTATCGTCCCGGCCCGATGGAAAACATCCCGACCTATTGTGAGGTGAAGAACGGGCAGCGCGACCTGCAACCCTTGCATCCCAGCATCGACCACATCCTTGAGGAAACCCAGGGCATCATCGTCTATCAGGAACAGGTGATGCAGATTGCGCAGGTCATGGCCGGCTACAGCCTTGGCGGCGCGGATCTGCTGCGCCGTGCGATGGGCAAGAAGATCGCCGAGGAAATGGCCAAGGAACGTCCGAAATTCGTCGATGGCAGCGTGGCCAATGGCGTGGATGCGAAAAAGGCGGGCGAGGTCTTTGACCTGCTGGAAAAATTCGCCAATTACGGCTTCAACAAATCCCACGCGGCGGCCTATGCCGTGGTCAGCTATCAGACCGCCTGGCTGAAGGCCAATCACCCGGTCGAATTCATGGCGGCGGTGATGAATTGCGATATCCACCTGACCGACAAGCTGGCCATCTACAAGCGCGAGGTGGATCGGATGGGGATCGAGATCGTGCCGCCCTGCGTCAACCGCTCGGCCCCGAAATTCACCGTGAAGGACGGGCGCATCCACTATGCGCTTGGCGCGCTGAAAGGGGTGGGGCTGGAGGCGATGCGCCTGATCCACGAGGCGCGTGTTTCGCCCGAGGGCGAGGATCGCCCCTTCCGTGACATGAACGATTTTGCCCGGCGCGTCGATATGAAGCGGGTAGGCAAACGCCCGCTGGAAATGCTGGCGCGGGCCGGGGCCTTTGACGTGCTGGACGATAATCGCTCTCGCGTGCTGAAATCGCTGGACGGGCTGGTGGCCTGGTCTGCGGCGGTGCAGGAACAGGCGGCCTCGAACCAGTCCAGCCTGTTCGGCGGGGGCGAGGATCTGCCACCGCCGCGCCCGCCGATGGCGCAGGTCTGGCTGCCCACCGAAAAGCTGGGCGAAGAACATCGCGCCGTCGGCTTCTATCTGTCCGGCCATCCGATCGACGATTACCTGCCCGCGCTGCGCCGCAAGAAGGTGCAGACCCTGGCCGAAATCACGGCTGAGGCCGAGGGCGGCCCGCTGGTCACCAGCATCGCAGGCACGGTCTCGGCCCGGCAGGAACGGAAGTCGGCCAAGGGCACGCAATATGCCTTTGTCAGCCTGTCCGATCCGACCGGGCTTTACGAGGTGACGGTCTTTTCCGATCTGCTGAACGCCGCCCGCGACCGGCTGGAGCCGGGGCAGAATGTCGTGCTGCAGGTCAAGGTCGAGCCGTCGGGCGATCAGGTCAAGATGCTGGCCAATTCGGTCACGCCGCTGGAAGATGCCGTTGCGGATGCGGGGGCGGGCTGTCTGGCGGTGGAAATGCAGGGCGCGGATACCATCCCCCGCCTGGCCGAGACGCTGGAGCGGATCAAATCCGATATCGCGGCCTCGTCCCGCAGCCGTGGTCCGGTTCTGCTGCGCATCCGCGAAGGCGATGAGTTGATCGAGATCGAGGTCGCCAATGACACGCCGCTGACCACACCCGCCCGGCAGGCGCTGCGGGCGGTGCCCGGTGTGCTGGACGTGATCGAGGAATAG
- a CDS encoding BMP family ABC transporter substrate-binding protein, with amino-acid sequence MKRRTLLASAVAISAMSLALPAAAQDEPLKVGFIYVGPVGDGGWTYQHDQGRQAVEAEFGDRVETTFIESVPEGADAERAITQLALAGNKLIFTTSFGFMDATINVAQKFPDVKFEHATGYKRAENVSTYDARFYEGRAVMGTIAGRMTESNKIGYIGSFPIPEVIQGINSSYIHAKKVNPDVEMKVVWAYSWFDPAKEADAASALLAEGVDVILQHTDSTAPLAKAQEAGAIGFGQASDMSAFKPNPRVSSIIDNWAPYYIERVGAVLDGSWESKATWAGIGDGEVEIGEITDAVPAEVKAEAEALKDKIASGEYHPFTGPLNKADGSAWLAEGQTATDEELAGMNFFVEGITAEIPK; translated from the coding sequence ATGAAACGCAGAACATTACTGGCAAGCGCCGTCGCGATCTCGGCCATGTCGCTGGCCCTGCCCGCCGCCGCCCAGGACGAGCCGTTGAAAGTCGGGTTCATCTATGTCGGCCCGGTCGGTGACGGCGGCTGGACCTATCAGCACGATCAGGGCCGGCAGGCGGTCGAGGCCGAATTCGGCGACCGCGTGGAAACCACCTTCATCGAAAGCGTGCCCGAAGGCGCCGATGCCGAACGCGCGATCACCCAGCTGGCGCTGGCCGGGAACAAGCTGATCTTCACCACCAGCTTTGGCTTCATGGATGCGACCATCAATGTGGCGCAGAAATTCCCCGATGTGAAATTCGAACATGCCACCGGCTATAAACGCGCCGAAAACGTGTCCACCTATGATGCGCGCTTCTACGAGGGCCGCGCGGTGATGGGCACGATTGCGGGCCGGATGACGGAATCGAACAAGATCGGCTATATCGGCTCTTTCCCGATCCCCGAGGTGATCCAGGGCATCAATTCCAGCTATATCCACGCGAAGAAGGTGAACCCGGATGTCGAGATGAAGGTGGTCTGGGCCTATAGCTGGTTCGATCCCGCGAAAGAGGCCGATGCCGCATCCGCCCTGCTGGCCGAAGGTGTCGATGTGATCCTGCAGCACACCGATTCCACCGCCCCCCTTGCCAAGGCGCAAGAGGCCGGCGCCATCGGTTTCGGGCAGGCCAGCGATATGTCCGCCTTCAAGCCCAACCCGCGCGTGTCCTCGATCATCGACAACTGGGCGCCCTATTATATCGAGCGTGTCGGTGCGGTGCTGGATGGCAGCTGGGAATCCAAGGCAACCTGGGCCGGGATCGGCGATGGCGAGGTGGAAATCGGCGAAATCACCGATGCCGTCCCCGCCGAGGTGAAGGCCGAGGCCGAAGCGCTGAAGGACAAGATCGCGTCGGGCGAATACCACCCCTTCACCGGCCCGCTGAACAAGGCCGATGGCAGTGCCTGGCTGGCCGAAGGTCAGACCGCCACGGATGAAGAACTGGCCGGGATGAATTTCTTCGTCGAAGGCATCACCGCCGAAATCCCGAAGTAA
- a CDS encoding ABC transporter permease, whose amino-acid sequence MIDPLSVFLLLLAAATPILFAALGELIVERAGVLNLGVEGMMITGALAGFAAAHATGNAFIGFAVAALAGAAISMLFALLTQFLLANQVASGLALTLFGLGLAALFGKPLEGIKAPPMPAGPLKVNWIVWLGLLMVPLVWWFLNRSRAGLILRGVGENHDAAHALGYDVRRVRIAAIAFGGAMAGIGGAFISIATVLQWTEGMTAGAGWIALAIVVFSNWTAPGVLAGAWLFGGVTVLQLRLQAAGVSVPVQLLSMAPYLATIIVLVAISAMQKFSRRAGGGAPGSLGRNFHALR is encoded by the coding sequence ATGATTGATCCGCTGTCGGTTTTCCTGCTGCTTCTGGCCGCCGCGACGCCGATCCTGTTCGCCGCCCTTGGCGAATTGATCGTAGAGCGTGCGGGCGTGTTGAACCTCGGGGTCGAGGGCATGATGATCACCGGCGCGCTGGCCGGTTTCGCCGCCGCTCATGCCACCGGCAACGCCTTTATCGGCTTTGCCGTGGCCGCCCTGGCGGGGGCTGCAATTTCGATGCTGTTTGCCCTGCTGACGCAATTCCTGCTGGCCAATCAGGTCGCCTCGGGTCTGGCGCTGACGCTGTTCGGGCTGGGCCTTGCGGCACTGTTCGGCAAACCGCTGGAGGGGATCAAGGCGCCGCCCATGCCCGCCGGTCCGCTGAAGGTCAACTGGATCGTCTGGCTTGGCCTGCTGATGGTGCCGCTGGTCTGGTGGTTCCTGAACCGCAGCCGCGCCGGGCTGATCCTGCGCGGCGTGGGCGAAAACCACGATGCGGCCCACGCGCTTGGCTATGACGTCCGGCGGGTGCGGATCGCGGCCATTGCCTTCGGCGGCGCAATGGCCGGGATCGGCGGGGCCTTCATCTCGATCGCGACGGTACTGCAATGGACCGAGGGCATGACCGCCGGCGCGGGCTGGATCGCGCTGGCCATCGTGGTCTTTTCCAACTGGACCGCCCCCGGCGTGCTGGCGGGCGCATGGCTGTTCGGCGGGGTCACGGTGCTGCAATTGCGACTGCAGGCGGCGGGGGTCTCCGTGCCCGTGCAACTGCTGTCCATGGCCCCTTATCTGGCCACGATCATCGTGCTGGTCGCCATCTCGGCCATGCAGAAATTCAGCCGCCGCGCTGGCGGCGGAGCGCCCGGCTCTCTGGGCAGGAATTTTCACGCGCTGCGATAG
- a CDS encoding ABC transporter ATP-binding protein, producing MTQPEVFRAEGVGKSYPGVRANDDVSFAVLQGEIHALLGENGAGKSTLVKMIYGLVRPDQGRMLLNGKPHHPGDPREARAAGVAMVFQHFSLFDALTVAENIALGMENPPPRRALSDQIATVSQEFGLPLNPARRIATLSAGERQRVEIIRCLLQDPKLLIMDEPTSVLTPQEAELLFATLRKLADQGTAILYISHKLDEIRTHCDRATILRAGRVVDSCDPRAHSARELAALMVGGEMRQIDRSGRRAGEVLLQVQDLSLPAPTAEGTALKQISLTLRAGEILGIGGVAGNGQEELLAALSGELRSPPQTVLLNGTQLGAAGPEQRRKAGLLAAPEDRLGHAAVPDFSLTENTLLTAGSRKDLVRSGLIDHKAATAYARQVIDSFDVRTPGPGTAARALSGGNLQKFVIGREVLQAPRVLAVNQPTWGVDAGAAAAVRQSLLDLARDGAGVIVISQDLDELLELSDRFCALNEGRLSEPRPTEGLTLDEIGLMLGGAHGMEVASI from the coding sequence TTGACGCAACCCGAAGTTTTCCGGGCCGAGGGGGTTGGCAAGTCCTATCCCGGCGTGCGTGCCAATGACGACGTCTCCTTCGCGGTTCTGCAGGGCGAAATCCACGCGCTTCTGGGCGAAAACGGGGCGGGAAAATCCACGCTGGTCAAGATGATCTATGGGCTGGTGCGCCCGGATCAGGGCCGGATGCTGCTGAACGGCAAGCCCCATCACCCCGGCGACCCGCGCGAGGCGCGGGCAGCAGGCGTGGCCATGGTGTTTCAGCATTTCTCGCTGTTCGATGCGCTGACGGTTGCGGAAAATATCGCGCTTGGCATGGAAAATCCGCCGCCGCGTCGCGCCTTGTCAGACCAGATCGCCACCGTCAGTCAGGAATTCGGCCTGCCGCTGAACCCCGCGCGCCGGATCGCCACCCTGTCGGCGGGCGAGCGTCAGCGGGTCGAGATCATCCGCTGCCTGCTGCAGGACCCGAAGCTGCTGATCATGGACGAGCCGACCAGCGTTCTGACCCCGCAAGAGGCCGAGTTGCTGTTCGCCACGCTGCGCAAGCTGGCCGATCAGGGCACGGCGATCCTCTATATCAGTCACAAGCTGGATGAGATCCGCACCCATTGCGACCGCGCCACGATCCTGCGCGCGGGCCGCGTGGTGGACAGTTGCGATCCGCGCGCCCATTCCGCCCGCGAACTGGCCGCGCTGATGGTGGGCGGAGAGATGCGCCAGATCGACCGCAGCGGACGCCGCGCGGGCGAGGTTCTGTTGCAGGTGCAGGATCTGTCCCTGCCCGCACCCACGGCCGAGGGAACCGCGCTGAAACAGATCTCGCTGACCCTGCGGGCGGGCGAAATCTTGGGCATTGGCGGCGTCGCGGGCAATGGGCAGGAAGAGCTTCTGGCCGCGCTGTCGGGCGAATTGCGCAGCCCGCCCCAGACCGTGCTGCTCAACGGTACGCAACTGGGCGCGGCGGGTCCCGAACAGCGGCGCAAGGCGGGGCTTCTGGCCGCGCCCGAGGACCGTCTGGGCCATGCTGCGGTGCCCGATTTCAGCCTGACCGAAAACACCCTGCTGACCGCTGGCAGCCGCAAGGATCTGGTCCGCAGCGGGTTGATCGATCACAAGGCGGCGACCGCCTATGCGCGGCAGGTCATCGACAGTTTCGACGTCCGCACCCCCGGTCCGGGCACTGCGGCGCGGGCGCTGTCCGGCGGCAATCTGCAGAAATTCGTCATTGGCCGCGAGGTCCTGCAGGCGCCGCGCGTGCTGGCGGTGAACCAGCCCACATGGGGCGTCGATGCCGGCGCCGCCGCCGCCGTGCGTCAATCGCTGCTGGATCTTGCCCGTGACGGGGCCGGCGTCATCGTCATCTCTCAGGATTTGGATGAATTGCTGGAACTCTCGGACCGCTTCTGCGCCCTGAACGAAGGCCGCCTGTCCGAGCCGCGCCCGACCGAGGGGCTGACCCTGGACGAGATCGGGCTGATGCTGGGCGGCGCGCATGGGATGGAGGTTGCCAGCATATGA
- a CDS encoding ABC transporter ATP-binding protein — translation MLDANPAPENLLEVNNIEVIYNHVILVLKGVSLTVPKGSITALLGGNGAGKTTTLKAISNLLASERGEVTKGSIVYRGEAVSELNPAALVKKGVIQVMEGRHCFEHLTVEENLLTGAYTRSDSAAVKQDLEMVYDYFPRLRERRKSQAGYTSGGEQQMVAMGRALMSRPETILLDEPSMGLAPQLVEQIFDIVKAVNEGEGVTFLLAEQNTNVALRFAHYGYILENGRVVMDGEAKDLRENPDVKEFYLGMSDEGRKSFRDVRSYRRRKRWLA, via the coding sequence ATGCTTGACGCCAATCCTGCCCCGGAAAACCTGCTGGAAGTCAACAATATCGAGGTGATCTATAATCACGTCATCCTGGTGCTGAAGGGCGTCAGCCTGACCGTGCCCAAGGGCAGCATCACGGCCTTGCTGGGTGGCAATGGCGCCGGCAAGACCACCACCCTGAAAGCGATTTCGAACCTGCTGGCTTCGGAACGCGGAGAGGTGACCAAAGGCAGCATCGTCTATCGCGGCGAAGCGGTGTCAGAACTGAACCCGGCGGCGCTGGTCAAGAAGGGCGTCATTCAGGTGATGGAGGGTCGGCATTGCTTCGAACATCTGACGGTCGAGGAAAACCTGCTGACCGGCGCCTATACCCGCAGTGACAGCGCGGCGGTGAAGCAGGATCTGGAAATGGTCTATGACTATTTCCCGCGCCTGCGCGAGCGTCGCAAATCGCAGGCGGGCTATACATCGGGCGGCGAGCAGCAGATGGTCGCGATGGGCCGTGCCCTGATGTCGCGGCCCGAGACCATCCTGCTGGACGAGCCCTCGATGGGGCTGGCGCCGCAGCTGGTCGAACAGATCTTTGACATCGTGAAGGCCGTGAATGAAGGCGAGGGCGTGACCTTCCTGCTGGCCGAACAGAACACCAATGTCGCGCTGCGCTTTGCCCATTACGGCTATATCCTGGAAAATGGCCGCGTCGTCATGGATGGCGAGGCCAAGGATCTGCGCGAGAACCCGGATGTGAAGGAATTCTATCTGGGGATGTCGGATGAAGGCCGCAAAAGCTTTCGCGACGTGCGCAGCTATCGTCGCCGCAAGCGTTGGCTGGCCTGA